The Malus domestica chromosome 10, GDT2T_hap1 genome contains a region encoding:
- the LOC103429730 gene encoding uncharacterized protein isoform X41: MSKPSLRLQFTKLLVFYHVLLWQLGHWPQSKLHCRADVARLPEDEVSALRDFMSNTELRPEQIIEVTYCSDVVRTYGFVIECNCTNESGCRITGIRMSYLGLTGTIHEKVGDLTSLTYLILSNNTLHGGIPDTIGNLKNLQVLDLSRNQLNGSIPASLGRLVSLEYLYLQYNLLSQGIPPSFGSLTKLTELNLQFNMISDSIPEDFGNLSSLTIMELSENQLSGPLPQSLGNLTTLTTFYVSANNLSGKFPETYGNLTSLKKFSIAGNYISGPLPVETIAKWTNITHLVLVGNNFEGNLTEKIFRLPKLQYLLITDLANNSFPLPPKINNSANFISLTLRNCSINGTIPKYIGENMTSLRYLDLSFNKLTGGLPQNMSSKMIYMSFSRNMLNGTIAPSILGDSQTRIDLSFNYFSAEGSPVQSNQQLNLFACCRNSSTTEPQMMDPFEMKNRYCPENEPEYHSLFINCGGEETIVDGHQYDQDNDTSLFYTSPKKSWAYSLSGDFGVPESNTSNYIKSMTRGVHEAPLYEKARFSPISLEYYVFCLRKGNYIVTLYFKEIVDSKDEDYSSLRKRVFDVYIQDVRRLDYFKIREEEGTTEGPITKKISAVVVNDSGLLNIHLYWPGKGSYQYHPSFNGPLISAISVTPEFDPDKSKGQFVALITLASIVAALPLSLAFAWRMGWLPSEGFPKIETSQEKIVDEYQDSEELPSQEENGDEQRNTKDQGTRKNTEKYQGQEEIGDEHQDNEELPSQEEIGDEHQDNEELPSQEEIGDEHQDNEELPSQEEIGDEPRNTKGQEEVGDEQRNTKDQGRRKNTKTKRKKKEKLGDEHPNIVKKLGMFGLSYGFPLGMSSEELPSQEEIGDKHQDSEEFPSKEEIGDEHQDSEELPSQEEIGDEQRNTKGQQEINDEQRNTKDQGRRKNTETKRKKKEKIGQEEIGEEHQDSEELPNQEEIGDEHQDREELPSQEEIGDEQRNTKGQEEIGDEQRNTKDQGRRKNTETKRKKKEKIGDERPNTIKKLGKEEIGDEHQDSEELPSQEEIGDEQRNTKDQGRRKNTETKRKKKEKIGDERPNTVKKLGMFGLSYGLPLDMSSEELPSQEEIGDEQRKTKDQGRWKNTETKRKKKEKIGDEHPDTVKKLGMLGLSYGFPLGMSSEELPSEEEIGDEQQDSEELPSQEEIGDEQRNRKGQEEIGEEQRNTKDQGRQKNTETKRKKKEKIGDEHPDTVKKLGMFGLSYGFPLGMSNEELPSQEEIGDEHQDSEELPSQQEIGDEQRNKKGQEEIGDEQRNTKDQGRWKNTETKTKKKEKIGDEHPDTVKKLGMLGLSYGFPLGMSSEELPSEEEIGDEHQDSEELPSQEEIGDEQRNRKGQEEIGDEQRNTKDQGRRKNTETKRKKKEKIGDEHPDTVKKLGMFGLSYGFPLGMSSEELPSQEEIGDEHQDSEKLPSQEEIGDEQRNMKGQEEIGDEQRNTKDQGRRKNTETKMKKKEKIGDEHPDIVKKLGMLGSSYGFPLGMSSEELPSQEEISDEHQDNEELPSQEKIGDEQRNTKGQEEIGDEQRNTKDQGRRKNTKTKMKKKEKIGDEHPDTVKKLGMLGLSYGFPLGMSSEELLSQEEIGDEHQDSEELRSQEEISDEQRNTKGQEEIGDEQINTKDQGRRTNTKTRRKKNEKIGDEHLDAVKELINATENFSDKKKLGHSETFFMAQLPSHTVAVKKLDSAHFKGKIDKLKEEIGIIESLQHNNILKLLHAYIGKDLQFLVYEYMENKSLEDILFGSSTSGTIKLDWNTRVNICLGIAQGLQYLHERVQIVHTNIKSANILLNEKLEAKISDFGFANLYSEEDKVMAIGRETKKGYTAPEYLQTDDLDSKLDVFSFGVVVLEIVSGERNVRNQSKKETEVLLDRAYKANRNGNLKSLVDKNLSTFDEREALIILKLALECTTMGASVRPEMSGVVSVLLGEKSIDEVCSPAKPTGDINVVGSLEELAGISDMAAKPTGDINVVGSLEESAGISDMAESLSPLWGS, translated from the exons ATGAGTAAGCCTTCTCTAAGACTGCAGTTTACTAAGCTTCTTGTTTTTTACCATGTTCTACTTTGGCAACTTGGACACTGGCCTCAATCCAAACTCCACTGCAGAGCCGACGTGGCTCGACTGCCGGAAGATGAAG TGTCTGCTCTCCGTGACTTTATGAGCAACACAGAGTTAAGGCCAGAGCAAATCATTGAGGTGACGTATTGCAGTGATGTAGTCCGGACTTACGGTTTTGTCATCGAATGTAATTGCACTAATGAGAGTGGATGCCGGATCACTGGAAT TAGAATGAGCTACTTAGGTTTAACTGGAACTATTCATGAAAAAGTGGGTGATCTTACAAGCCTAACCTACCT CATTCTATCCAACAACACACTTCATGGCGGAATACCAGACACCATTGGGAATTTGAAGAATCTCCAAGTCCT GGATCTATCGCGAAATCAACTCAATGGTTCAATACCAGCAAGCTTAGGGCGCTTGGTTTCTCTTGAATATCT ATATCTGCAATACAACTTGCTTAGCCAAGGTATACCACCAAGTTTTGGTTCACTGACGAAACTTACTGAATT GAATCTGCAGTTTAATATGATATCAGACTCAATTCCTGAGGATTTTGGAAATCTTTCGAGTCTTACAATTAT GGAACTGTCTGAGAATCAGCTGTCTGGTCCTCTTCCACAAAGCCTCGGAAACTTGACAACTCTCACAACCTT CTATGTGTCAGCCAATAATTTGAGTGGGAAATTTCCAGAAACTTATGGAAACCTCACAAGCCTGAAAAAGTT TTCGATAGCCGGGAATTACATTTCTGGTCCCTTACCAGTTGAAACCATAGCCAAGTGGACTAATATCACTCACCT GGTGCTCGTGGGAAACAATTTCGAAGGAAACTTGACTGAAAAAATATTCCGCTTGCCAAAGCTTCAGTATCT GTTGATAACTGACCTggcaaataatagtttcccaTTACCACCAAAAATCAACAACAGTGCCAATTTCATTTCTCT AACACTGAGGAACTGCTCAATCAACGGCACAATCCCCAAATACATTGGTGAAAATATGACATCCCTAAGATACCT AGACTTGAGCTTCAATAAGTTAACTGGTGGCCTCCCTCAGAATATGAGTTCAAAAATGATTTACat GTCTTTTTCTAGAAATATGCTTAACGGGACAATCGCACCTTCGATACTTGGGGACTCCCAAACTAGGAT AGATCTTTCGTTCAACTATTTTTCAGCAGAAGGCTCTCCAGTACAAAGCAACCAACAACT GAACTTGTTTGCATGCTGCCGCAACTCCTCAACCACTGAGCCACAAat GATGGATCCATTTGAAATGAAGAACAGATACTGTCCTGAAAACGAACCGGAGT ACCATTCCTTGTTTATTAATTGTGGTGGTGAAGAAACAATCGTAGATGGGCATCAATATGATCAAGATAATGACACATCCCTCTTTTACACAAGTCCAAAGAAAAGCTGGGCTTACAGCCTTTCCGGAGACTTTGGTGTACCAGAAAGTAATACTAGTAATTATATCAAGAGCATGACACGTGGAGTTCATGAGGCACCGTTGTATGAAAAAGCTCGGTTTTCCCCGATATCTCTCGAGTATTATGTTTTTTGTCTACGCAAAGGCAATTATATTGTGACGCTTTATTTCAAGGAAATTGTAGACAGTAAGGATGAAGATTATAGTAGTTTAAGAAAACGCGTATTTGATGTATATATTCAG GATGTGAGGAGACTAGATTATTTCAAGATTAGGGAGGAGGAGGGAACTACAGAAGGACCAATAACTAAAAAGATTTCAGCTGTGGTTGTAAATGATAGCGGTCTATTGAACATCCACTTGTACTGGCCTGGAAAGGGATCGTATCAATACCATCCTAGTTTTAATGGACCTCTAATATCAGCTATTTCTGTGACTCCTG AGTTCGATCCCGATAAAAGCAAAGGTCAATTTGTTGCATTGATTACGCTTGCTTCAATTGTTGCTGCTCTGCCGCTTTCATTGGCTTTTGCTTGGAGGATGGGCTGGCTGCCAAGCGAAGGGTTCCCCA AAATCGAAACAAGTCAAGAAAAAATAGTTGATGAGTATCAAGACAGCGAAGAGCTCCCCA GTCAAGAAGAAAATGGTGATGAGCAGAGAAACACGAAAGATCAAGGCACGCGgaagaacacagaaaaatatcAAG GTCAAGAAGAAATAGGAGATGAGCATCAAGACAACGAAGAGCTCCCCA GTCAAGAAGAAATAGGAGATGAGCATCAAGACAACGAAGAGCTCCCCA GTCAAGAAGAAATAGGTGATGAGCATCAAGACAACGAAGAGCTCCCCA GTCAAGAAGAAATAGGTGATGAGCCGAGAAACACGAAAGGTCAAGAAGAAGTAGGAGATGAACAGAGAAACACGAAAGATCAAGGCAGGCGGaagaacacaaaaacaaagaggaagaaaaaggaaaaactaGGTGATGAGCATCCAAACATCGTCAAAAAATTGGGTATGTTCGGATTGAGCTATGGATTTCCGTTGGGAATGTCAAGCGAAGAGCTCCCCA GTCAAGAAGAAATAGGTGATAAGCATCAGGACAGCGAAGAGTTCCCCA GTAAAGAAGAAATAGGTGATGAGCATCAAGACAGCGAAGAGCTCCCCA GTCAAGAAGAAATAGGTGATGAGCAGAGAAACACGAAAGGTCAACAAGAAATAAATGACGAGCAGAGAAACACGAAAGATCAAGGCAGGCGGAAGAACACAGaaacaaagaggaagaaaaaggaaaaaatag GTCAAGAAGAAATAGGTGAGGAGCATCAAGACAGCGAAGAGCTCCCCA aTCAAGAAGAAATAGGTGATGAGCATCAAGACAGGGAAGAGCTCCCCA GCCAAGAAGAAATAGGTGATGAGCAGAGAAACACGAAAGGTCAAGAAGAAATAGGTGATGAGCAGAGAAACACGAAAGATCAAGGCAGGCGGAAGAACACAGaaacaaagaggaagaaaaaggaaaaaataggTGATGAGCGTCCAAACACCATCAAAAAATTGG GTAAAGAAGAAATAGGTGATGAGCATCAAGACAGCGAAGAACTCCCCA GCCAAGAAGAAATAGGTGATGAGCAGAGAAACACGAAAGATCAAGGCAGGCGGAAGAACACAGaaacaaagaggaagaaaaaggaaaaaataggTGATGAGCGTCCAAACACCGTCAAAAAATTGGGTATGTTCGGATTGAGCTATGGATTACCGTTGGATATGTCAAGCGAAGAGCTCCCCA gCCAAGAAGAAATAGGTGATGAGCAGAGAAAAACGAAAGATCAAGGCAGGTGGAAGAACACAGaaacaaagaggaagaaaaaggaaaaaataggTGATGAGCATCCCGACACCGTCAAAAAATTGGGTATGTTGGGATTGAGCTATGGATTTCCGTTGGGTATGTCAAGCGAAGAGCTCCCCA GTGAAGAAGAAATAGGTGatgaacaacaagatagcgaagAGCTCCCCA gtCAAGAAGAAATAGGTGATGAGCAGAGAAACAGGAAAGGTCAAGAAGAAATAGGTGAGGAGCAGAGAAACACGAAAGATCAAGGCAGGCAGAAGAACACagaaacaaaaaggaagaaaaaggaaaaaataggTGATGAGCATCCAGACACTGTAAAAAAATTGGGTATGTTCGGATTGAGCTATGGATTTCCGTTGGGTATGTCAAACGAAGAGCTCCCCA GTCAAGAAGAAATAGGTGATGAGCATCAAGACAGCGAAGAACTCCCCA GTCAACAAGAAATAGGTGATGAGCAGAGAAACAAGAAAGGTCAAGAAGAAATTGGTGATGAGCAGAGAAACACGAAAGATCAAGGCAGGTGGAAGAACACAGAAACAAAGacgaagaaaaaggaaaaaataggTGATGAGCATCCAGACACCGTCAAAAAATTGGGTATGTTGGGATTGAGCTATGGATTTCCGTTGGGTATGTCAAGCGAAGAGCTCCCCA GTGAAGAAGAAATAGGTGATGAGCATCAAGATAGCGAAGAGCTCCCCA gtCAAGAAGAAATAGGTGATGAGCAGAGAAACAGGAAAGGTCAAGAAGAAATAGGTGATGAGCAGAGAAACACGAAAGATCAAGGCAGGCGGAAGAACACTGaaacaaagaggaagaaaaaggaaaaaataggTGATGAGCATCCAGACACTGTAAAAAAATTGGGTATGTTCGGATTGAGCTATGGATTTCCGTTGGGTATGTCAAGCGAAGAGCTCCCCA GTCAAGAAGAAATAGGTGATGAGCATCAAGACAGCGAAAAGCTCCCTA GTCAAGAAGAAATAGGTGATGAGCAAAGAAACATGAAAGGTCAAGAAGAAATAGGGGATGAGCAGAGAAACACGAAAGATCAAGGTAGGCGGAAGAACACAGAaacaaagatgaagaaaaaggaaaaaataggTGATGAGCATCCAGACATTGTTAAAAAATTGGGTATGTTGGGATCGAGCTATGGATTTCCGTTGGGTATGTCAAGCGAAGAGCTCCCCA gTCAAGAAGAAATAAGTGATGAGCATCAAGACAACGAAGAGCTCCCCA GTCAAGAAAAAATAGGTGATGAGCAGAGAAACACGAAAGGTCAAGAAGAAATAGGGGATGAGCAGAGAAACACGAAAGATCAAGGCAGGCGGaagaacacaaaaacaaagatgaagaaaaaggaaaaaataggTGATGAGCATCCAGACACTGTTAAAAAATTGGGTATGTTGGGATTGAGCTATGGATTTCCGTTGGGTATGTCAAGCGAAGAGCTCCTCA GTCAAGAAGAAATAGGTGATGAGCATCAAGACAGCGAAGAGCTCCGCA GTCAAGAAGAAATAAGTGATGAGCAGAGAAACACGAAAGGTCAAGAAGAAATTGGTGATGAGCAGATAAACACGAAAGATCAAGGCAGGCGGACGAACAcaaaaacaaggaggaagaaaaatgaaaaaataggTGATGAGCATCTAGACGCCGTCAAAGAATTAATAAATGCTACCGAAAATTTTAGcgacaaaaaaaaacttggtcATTCTGAGACATTTTTTATG GCACAACTGCCAAGTCATACTGTGGCCGTGAAGAAACTAGATTCCGCTCATTTTAAGGGAAAAATCGATAAACTGAAAGAGGAAATTGGCATCATAGAGTCATTGCAACACAACAATATCCTTAAACTGTTGCATGCTTATATTGGAAAAGACCTCCAATTTCTTGTTTACGAATACATGGAAAATAAATCCCTTGAAGACATCTTATTTG GCTCGAGTACTTCTGGCACAATCAAGCTTGATTGGAATACAAGGGTTAACATTTGCTTGGGAATAGCACAGGGTTTGCAATATCTACATGAGAGAGTACAGATTGTTCATACGAATATAAAATCTGCTAATATTCTTCTTAATGAAAAACTTGAGGCTAAGATATCGGACTTTGGATTTGCAAATCTTTATTCTGAAGAAGATAAAGTTATGGCCATCGGAAGAGAAACAAAGAA AGGCTACACGGCGCCAGAGTATTTGCAAACGGATGATTTAGATAGCAAACTGGATGTTTTCAGCTTTGGGGTGGTCGTACTTGAAATTGTTAGTGGGGAGAGAAACGTACGTaaccaatcaaagaaggaaactGAGGTTCTTTTAGACAGG GCTTATAAAGCAAATAGAAACGGAAATTTGAAGAGCTTGGTTGATAAGAATTTGTCTACATTTGATGAAAGAGAAGCCCTTATCATCTTGAAATTAGCATTGGAGTGCACCACGATGGGTGCTAGTGTCAGACCTGAAATGTCTGGAGTTGTTAGTGTTCTTCTTGGCGAAAAAAGCATTGACGAGGTTTGTTCACCTGCCAAGCCCACTGGCGACATCAATGTTGTTGGTTCCCTCGAAGAGTTGGCAGGCATTTCTGATATGGCTGCCAAGCCCACTGGCGACATCAATGTTGTTGGTTCCCTCGAAGAGTCGGCAGGCATTTCTGATATGGCAGAGTCTCTTTCCCCACTTTGGGGAAGTTGA